CGGGCGGCCCGCCGGGCCTCGACGCGGGAGAGGGGCCGCCCCTCGGCAGCGGGAGTCGCGGGGGCGGCGGGGGCCGCGCCCCGGCCCTTGCCCCGGCCGCCCTTGGCGGCGCGCCGGCGCTCGGCCCTCCCCGGCCCCGGGGACGGCGGAGACGGCTCGGAGCCCCCCTCCACGACCGGGAGGGGCATCGTCCCGTCCCGCGGGGCCTGTGGGGCCTGCGGGGCCTGCGGGGGCTCCTCCGCCTCGTACGGGCCGTAGGAGGGCTCGTAGGGGCCCTCGTACGCGTACGAGGGCTCGGGCGCGGGCGTGTACGGGTCCGCGGGGACGTACGGCTCGGCAGGCGGCGCGTACGGCTCGGGTGCGGGCGCGTACGGCTCGGGTGCGGGCGCGTACGGCTCGGCGGGCGCGTACGGTTCCCCGGCCCCGTACTGCTCGGCCGGTACGTACTGATCCGCCGGTACGTACTGCTCGGCCGGTACGTACGGTTCTGCGGACGGCGCGTACGGGTCACCGGGTATCGGCTCGGGCTCCGGTCCGTTCGTCGGCCGGAACCACGGCGAGCCCGTCGTCACGCGACGGCCTTGCCCACCACCGGCGCGAGCCCCGCCGACCGGCCGACCGCCCCCTTGTCGCCGCACTGCTCCAGCCAGTTGGCCAGCATCAGGTGCCCGTGCTCCGTGAGGACCGACTCGGGGTGGAACTGCACGCCCTCGACCGGGAGTTCACGGTGGCGCAGCCCCATGATGATGCCGTCCTCGGTCCGCGCGGTGACCTCGAGCTCGGTCGGCAGGGCGGCGGGCTCGGCGGCCAGCGAGTGGTAGCGGGTCGCGGTGAACGGCGAGGGGAGGCCCGCGAAGACGCCCTGGCCCTCGTGCGTGACGAGGGAGGTCTTGCCGTGCAGCAGCTCGGGCGCACGGTCGACGACGCCGCCGTACGCCACGGCCATCGACTGCATGCCGAGGCAGACGCCGAAGACGGGCACACCGGTGTCGGCGCAGTGGCGCACCATGTCGATGCACACGCCGGCCTGCTCGGGCGCGCCCGGCCCGGGCGACAGCAGCACGCCGTCGAAGCCGTCCTGCGCGTGGCTGAGCTCCACCTCGTCGTTGCGGAGCACTTCGCACTCGGCACCGAGCTGGTAGAGGTACTGAACGAGGTTGAAGACGAAGCTGTCGTAGTTGTCGACGACGAGAATTCGCGCGCTCACTGGCCGTCCACCGTCACATCGTTGAACGGAAGCAGAGGCTCCGCCCAGGGGAACACGTACTGGAAGAGGACGTAGACGACCGCGAGGACCAGCACGATCGAGATCAGCGCCCGTACCCACGCGTTGCCCGGCAGATGCCGCCAGATCCAGCCGTACATGACGTGGACCGCCCCTTCCGTTCGTTACGGGGACCAGAGTACGGGGCGAGGGGGCCGTGAGGGGTCAGCTGTCCAAAGCCTGTGGACGACCGTCGGTCACCGGGCGGGTGGCGTCGAGGTGCGCCCACACGATCAACCGGTGGCTGCTGCCCCACTCGGGGTCGCAGGTGGTGAGGGTGAGGTAGCGGCCGGGCCCGTGGAAGCCGGACTTCCTGGGGACGGGGTCGACGACGGCGGTGTCGCCGGGGACGGTCCGGTAGGGCCCGCGGTCGATCCGGTACGTGAACCAGGTCGTCCCGTCGGTGAGGACGATCGCGTCGCCGGGGCGCAGCCGCGGGAAGTCCTTGAAGGGGTCGCCGTGGGTGCGGCGGTGGCCGGCGACGGCGAAGTTCCCGGTGCCGCCGAGCGTGGTGGTGCGGGTGTAGTGCCCGAGGCCCTTCTTGAGGATGTCGGGGCCGGTGCCTTCGAGGACGGGCCACTTCCAGTCGCGGCCGAGCCGGGGGACGTACATCACGGCGATGCCCTTGCCGGTGACGTACGGCTTCGGCTTCGGCTTCGGTACGCGCGCGGGGTCGGGTGCCGGGCCGGGTGCGGGGTCGGGTGCGGCGGCGACCGGCAGGTCGGCCCACTCGCGCTGGAGGGTGTCGATCTGGGCGGCGCTGGCGCTGTCGGCCTGGACGCCGGTCCAGTACAGGACGTACACGACGAAGAGGACGATGAGGGTGCCGACGGTCAGGCACAGCTCGCTGAGGGTCCTCACGACGAGACGCAAGCGGCCCTCCCGCTGTCAGCTCACCGGCTTCGCGTAGTGGAGGTCCACTGTGCCCGAGTACCCCGGAAGAGTCACCGCCCTGTGCTCGTCGACTTTCCAGCCGAGTCCGTACGCCTTGACGTACAGCTGGTAGTTCTGGAGCGCGGGGGAGGCGGCGAGCGCCTTGGTCAGCTTCCCCTGGTCACCGACAGCGGTGATCTTGTACGGCGGGGAGTAGACGCGGCCCTGGAGGATCAGGGTGTTGCCGACGCAGCGCACGGCGCTGGTGGAGATGAGCCGCTGGTCCATGACCCGGATGCCCTCGGCGCCGCCCCGCCAGAGGGCGTTGACGACGGCCTGGAGGTCCTGCTGGTGGATGACCAGGTCGTTGGCCTGCGGTTCGGGGTAGCCGGGGGCGGCCTGGGCGTTCGGCGGGGCGTCGTCGAGGGTGACGGTGAGGCCGGAGCCGGAGACCTCGGTGGTGCCCGCCTTCGCTTCGAGCGCGTCGAGTTCCTTGTCCTCCGCGCGCGTGGAGCCGTCGTCGCGGGCGGCGAGGGAGTCGACCCGGGCGCGGAGGGCGGCAGTGGACTCGTCGAGGCCGGCGTTCTTGTGGCTGCGTTCCTCGATGAGGTCGGACAGCCTGAGGAGCGAGGCGTCCGTCCGGAGGTTGGTGCCCTTGGCCGTGTTGAAGCTCGTGACGAAGATCAGTCCGGCGAGGGCGAAAACGGCAAGGGTGAGCACCCGGACGGGGCGCCACCTCGTGGTGCGGCCCGGCCCTTCGGGAGTGTCGGCGGAATTGCTCAACGTACCCTGATCCCCTTCGGTGCCGCGGAACCACTACGCTAACGGACGCCTGGGGGACGCAGTCGTCCTCCTTCGTCACATCCCGGCGCCAGCCACAGTTCCCTGCGCGGTCACGCAGCGCATCGACAGGAGAGTCCCTCGTGCCGAAGTCACGGATCCGCAAGAAGGCCGACTTCACGCCTCCGCCCGCCAAGCAGGCCACCAACATCAAGCTGACCAACCGCGGCTGGGTGGCGCCGGTGATGCTGGCGCTGTTCGCCATCGGTCTTGTGTGGATCGTGGTCTTCTACGTCACCGACGGCTCCATGCCGGTCGAGGCGATCCGGAACTGGAACATCGTGGTGGGCTTCGGCTTCATCGCGGCCGGCTTCGGCGTCTCCACGCAGTGGAAGTAGCCCGAGGAGCCGTGCTCCGGGCGATCTAGCGGTCGCGACAGGCCCTCGTCAAGCTCACCCCCGAGCTTATCCACAGCGTTGTGCACAGCACTGGATAACTTACGAAGATCTGTGGATAACTCACACGGGGTTGACGGCGGTATGACCGGAATCACCCTCGGCAGAACACACAAAGCCCCTCGCCTCCCTGGAGAAACACCAGGTCAGAGGCGAGGGGCTTTGTCTTTCCCCACAGAGCGGGAAGGATTCGCCACACACTGTGGATAACTCTGGGGAAAGCTTACGGAGAAGCTCTTCCACAGGTCCCTGTGCTCAGGTGAGCGCTGCCGAACGGGCGAGCACGATCCCCAGGTCGATCAGGAGCACCAATCCACAGGCCCCGTACTGCACGAGGTCCCGCCGGGCCCGCGGCGCGTGCACCATCGCGTACGTCACCAGGACGCCGGCCACCAGACCGCCGATGTGCGCCTCCCAGGAGATCCCCGGACGGGTGAACGTGATGAGCAGGTTCAGCGCCACGAACAGGAGTGCCGGACGCATGTCCTGCCGCCTGCGCCGGGCCAGCACGATCCAGGCGCCGATCAGGCCGTAGACCATGCCGGAGGCGCCGAGCGAGAACTGGGTGTGCGGGGAGAGCAGATAGGCCAGCGTGGAGCCGGAGAGCGCGGAGAGCAGACAGAGGGCCGCGTACCGGATCCTCCCCAGCTCGGGCTCGACGATCCCGCCGATCATCCACAGGCCCAGCATGTTGAAGAGGAAGTGCGGGAGCTCCTGGTGGAGGAAGGCGGAGGTCAGCAGGCGGTACCACTCGCCGTCCGCGACCCCGACCGGCTCACCGTTCGGGAGGACCACGTGGCCGCCGCCGATGAGCGCGAGGTCGTCGAGGAGCCGGTCGCCCACCACCTGCACGGCGATGAACAGCGCCAGGTTGATCGCCATGAGGATCTTGGTGACGAGGCGCCCGTCCGCCGCCACCCGGCCGCCCGCGAGCGTCCGGGGCTGGTTGGCGCCGGCGGCGTGACCGGTGCCCGAGCCGTTCCGCACGCACTCGGGGCACTGGAAGCCGACGGACGCGGGGATCATGCACTGCGGACAGATGGGCCGCTCGCAGCGGGCGCAGCGGACGCCCGTCTCGGCCTCCGGGTGGCGGTAGCAGCGCAGCAGACCGGGCTGCGTGTCCATGGGAGGTTCCGTCCCTTCCGCCTCAGCGCTTCTCGATCACCACGGACTCGACGACGACGTCCTGGAGCGGCCGCTCGGTGTGCGGGTCGGTCGGGGTGGCCGCGATCGCGTCGACGACCTTCCGGCTCTCCTGGTCGGCGACCTCGCCGAAGATGGTGTGCTTGCGGTTCAGCCAGGTCGCCGGGCCGACGGTGATGAAGAACTGCGAGCCGTTGGTGCCCGGGCCGGCGTTGGCCATGGCCAGCAGGTAGGGCCGGTCGAAGAAGAGCTCCGGGTGGAACTCGTCGGCGAACTCGTAGCCCGGTCCGCCCGTGCCGTTCCCCAGCGGGTCGCCGCCCTGGATCATGAAGCCCTTGATGACCCGGTGGAAGACCGTTCCGTCGTAGAGCGGGTCCGAGGAGACCGTGCCGGTGGCGGGGTGCGTCCACTCGCGCTCGCCGGAGGCGAGTTCGACGAAGTTCCGGACCGTCTTCGGAGCGTGGAACGGCATCAGCCGCACCGTGATGTCACCCAGGCTCGTCTTGAGGATCGCGTACAGCTGCTCGGCCACGGTCGGTCGCCTTCCGTCCCACGTCGTGTCGCGTCGTGCCGCGTCGTCCGGCGGCGGCTCGCGTCGTCTCGGATGGAATCGCGTCGAATCGCGCCGACTCGCGTCATGTCACGTCTGTCTCTGGCGTGTCCGATCCTCGCATGCCCCGGATGCCAGCCCCGCATGCCGGACGCCGCTCCGGCGGGCATGATTCCGAAAAGGATGGAAAGGTGAAAAACCGACATCGCCACCGAGGAGGAGGAATCCCGTGACCCGCATGGACAGCGTGCGCGCCGCGACAGGTTCGGCGAAGGAGAGCGTCCTGCACGCCGCGGAAGTGGTGGCGCCGTACGCCGGCTCGGCCAGGGACCAGGCCACGCACTACGCACACGAGGCGCGGGCGGTGCTCGCGCCGAAGGTCTCGAAGGCCGCGTCCGCGGCCCGTACACAGGCTCGCGCGCAGTACGACTCGTATGTCGCGCCGCACGTACCGCCGCGGGTCGACGCGGCCGCACACCGTGCGGCGGTCAAGACCCGCCAGGCCGCCCGTCAGGCGGCCGACTACACCGTTCCGCGCGTCGAGAGCGCGGTCGCCGCGACCGGTCCCGTCCTCGAGGAGGCCGGGTCGCGTTCCACTGCCGCCTGGGCCGCGCTGCGCGGTCAGGTGACGCCGAAGGAAATCCGGAAGATCGTGAAGAAGCACGAGCGTCGGGTCAGGGCCGGACGCCTCGCCAAGGGACTCGTCGTCCTCGGCGTACTGGTCGGCGGCGCGTTCGCCGCCTGGAAGTGGTGGGACAAGCAGGCCAATCCCGACTGGCTGGTCGAGCCTCCCGCGCCCACCGAGATGGACGAGGGCTCCTCGCCGTCGTCCGTCGACGGCAGTGGGGCCTCCCTCGATGCGGAGGCGGAGACCGAGGCCGATGCCGCGGCCGCCGCAGAAGCCGCCGAACGCGACGAGCGCCGCTGACCGACCGCCACTCCTGCCGAGGTCCTGCCGAGGTCCTGCTGGGGTCCTACCGGGTCCTGCTGGGGTCCTGCTGGGGTCCTGCTGGGGTTCTGTTGGGGTTCTGCTGGGGTCCTGCTGGGGTCCTGCTGGGGTTCTGCTGGGGTTCTTCTGACTCCTGGCTAGGTCCTGCTGGGACCTGCTGGGGCCCTCACCGGCTCCTGCCGGGGTCTGCCGGGACCCTCACCGGCTCCTGCCGGGGTCCTGCCGGGGTCCTGTGCGTGAGGAACTGCGTGTGAGGTGCTGCGTGTGGGGTGTGGGGAGTACGCGTCGTCGGCTCCCCGCTCCCTACGCCGCCGCGGTGGCGGCGAGCGCCAGCTCCGTCAGCGCCGCCGGGTCGCTCTCGACGCCGGCGGTCGACGAGGACCGCTGCCGAGCGGAGGGCGAGGAACCGTGGGCCTCGGCGGCGATGCGCTGCTTGATGGTGGGCGGCAGGGAGCGGTCCCCGACGAGCGGCCACCGATGCGCCCGCTGTGCCGGTACGGAGACGAGGGCGCGCTCCCCGGCGACGGGGGCGGTGGCGGCGGCGGGCGCGGCCGGCTCCTCGGGCTGCTGGACGGCGGGCTGCCCGGCCGCGGCGGCGGTGTTCGCCAGACCGACGGAGGCGAGCAGGGCGAAGAGGACGGAGATGAAGGCGGTCCAGAACTGCTTGACCCTGGCGGTGGCCATGGCCCCTCACTTTCGTGATGTTCTCGGATGGTTCATTTCGGGTTGCGCGCTTTACGTACTTTTCTCATGATCTGGATGTGGGCCCGTTTTCCGCGGACCGACGCCGTCGTCGCGCCGTTCTTCCGATGAACACCACCCGTCCGGCCCAGGGCCGGGCATCTGCTTCTCCAGCGGGAGTCCAGACGGCCTCCAGACCTCCCGCAGACGCTGTCAGAGCCCCGGGGGTCCGCCCCGGTGCTGCGCATGTGCGAGACGACGGCGGTGAGAGGCATGGCTTTGGGGCCCGAGGCATTCCGCGACTTCTTCGGATCCGTACCGGCGGCCGTCGCGGTGGTGACCACGGCCGGCCCTGACGGCAGACCACTCGGCTTCACCTGCACCGCGTTCAGCGCGGTGTCCCTCGACCCGCCCCAGCTGCTGGTCTGCGTGGACGAGGGCTCCCGGACGCTGCCCGCGGTGCTCGGCGCGGAGGCCTTCGCGCTGCATCTGCTCGACGCCGAGGGGGGCGAGGAGCTCGCTCGTACCTTCGCGGGGCGCTCGGACCGGAAGTTCGACGGTGTGGCGTGGCGGCGCGGCGATTCCGTGCCCGCGTGCCCGGTGCTGCTCGACGGGGTGCTGGGCCACGCGGAGTGCACGCTGGAGCGGAGCCTGGTCGCCGGTGACCACCGGCTGCTGATCGGCCGCATGGAGCGGGTTCTGTTACGCGAGGAGGCCCGCCCGCTGCTTTACCGGCGGGGGGCCTTCGCCGCGTGGGACTCCTTGTCGGCCGCCGCGGCACCGGCACAGATCGCCGCGGGCACGTGACCGGGCGGCGGCGGGTTCCCCGCCCGGGGCGGCCGGGCGGGGAACCCGCCGGGCGCTCAGGCGTGGCAGGTGGGCAGGCCGCCGTGGTAGTCGATCATGCGGGCGAAGAGTTCGCTCATGTCCACGTGGGAACCGCGGGGCTCGCCCTGTTTCTCGGCGTACGCGCGGAAGAGGTTGGGGACGAGCCGCTCGGCGTCGAGCCAGCGCGCGTACTCGCCCAGGTCGGTGCGGCGGGCCAGTTCGACCGGGTCGAGGGACTCGGCGAGCCCCTGCTCGGCGAGGTCCTGGAGCAGGCGCAGATAGCCCTCGGTCTCGTCGAACACGCCGGGGCCCGCGACCGGGCCGTGGCCGGGGACGACCACCTCCGGGGCGAGGGCGCGCATCGTGTCCAGGGCTTCGAGGGAGCCGGCGACCGAGCCCATGGGGCAGAACGGCGTCACCCCGTTCATCACCAGGTCGCCGGTGAACAGCACCCGTTCGGCCGGCAGCCAGAGCACCGTGTCGTTGCTGGTGTGCGCCGGGCCCAGGTGCAGCAGCTCGGCCGTCTTCTCGCCGATGTGCAGGGTGAGCCGGTCGCGGAAGGTCAGCGCCGGCGGGACGAGCCGCAGGTCGCCCCACTCCACGTCCGGCCACAGGCCGGTCATGTGCAGGCCCGTCTCGGTCATCTCCGTACGGGTGCGCTCGTGGCCGACGACGAGGGACTCCGGGAAGACGAAGTTGCCGAAGGTGTGGTCGCCGTGGAAGTGGGTGTTGACCAGGACCTGTGGGGCGGCCGGGGCGACCCGGAGCACCACCTCGCGCAGGGTCCTGGCGCGCGCCTCGGTGGCCGCGGTGTCCACGAGCGCGGCGCGGTCGCCCGAGACGACGAGACCGGCGTTGTTCAGGCACCAGCCCCCGTCCGGCTGGACGTGGGCGAACACCCCGTCGGCGACCTCCGTCAGCTCGGTCCGGACGGCGCCGGCGGTGATTCCGGTCATGTGGGTCTCCTCCTCGACATCATGGAACTGGCTCATCGTCGGCTGAGCGGCTGGAGCCCCGCTCGAACCCGATCGCGCTGACCACGCCGACCACCGTCCCGTCGGGCAGTGTGCGGGTGGCGGTGCTCAGGGTGCCGGGCAGCGTGGGCCTGCCGGCCGGGTCCGCCGGGTCGAGGCCGAAGGTGCGGGGCGGGTGCCGAAGTCCGGTGCCCAGCGCCTTGGCGTAGGCCTCCTTGAGGGTCCACAGGCGCAGCAGCTCCGCGTCGCGCGCCGTGCCGCGCAGCCCTCGTGCGTCGAGTCCGGCACGTTCATGGGGTGTGCACATCCGGTGCTCCAGTACGGACATGGGGCGGCCGGGCCGTTCCGCGTCCACGCCGACCCGGCCGCCGCGGACGACCGCGACGGCCAGCAGGGAGCCGGTGTGGCTGAGGCTGAAGTCCAGCTCCGGCAGGTCGGGGGCGTAGGGGCGGCCCAGTGCGGTGCGGGCGAGCACGATCCCGTCGGGGTCGCGGTCCGCGAGCGCGCCGAGTGTGGTGCGCAGCAGCAGCCGGGAGGCCAGGAAGCGGCGGCGCAGCCGGTCGTCGCGCAGGGCCCGCAGGCGGGCGGTGTCACCGGGATGCGGCGGGGCCCGGCGGGATGCGGCGGCCCGCGCCCAGTCCTCGACGGTGCCGTGCACGAGCAACGGCCGCCCGGGTCGGGGGGTCGGCTCGGGGCCGGGGCTCGGGGCCGGCTCTGGGCCGGGGCGGGGATCGCGGCCGGGGTCCGGGCCTCGGCCCCGTGGTGTCCGCACGGCGGCGCGGCCGGTCAGACCAGCTGGTCGTGGGTGATCATGCGGGAGCGGGTCCGTACCCCCTCGTCGGTGACGAGCAGGACGTCGTGGACGACGCAGCTGGGCGCGATCTCGGGCTTTCCACCCGGCCGGACGGTGACGACGAGGGCGTACACGGTGGAGCGCAGCGAGCCGTCGGCCTGCGGCTCCAGGGCGATGTGGTTGAACCAGTGGCGGCGCTGGACCGGGTCGCCCTCGAAGCGCTTGTGGAACTCCACCAGTTCGGCGACGATCCCGGCCCGACCCACCGCCGGCTGTACGCCGGGGGAGTGCTGGAAGGTGCCGTCCTCGGTGAAGGTGGCCGCGTAGTCGGCGAAGCGGCCCCCGTCGAGGGCCTGCATCTGGTGGGCGTAGAAGTGCTGGACCTGGGCGTAGACCTCGGTACGGACGGCGGTGGCGGTCATCGGTTCCTCCGGAGCGCGGGACGGTCGGTGGCGTCACCCTCGCCGGGCGGGCTCGAAGGGGCCTCCACTGCGGCTTGAGCCGGGGCGACGAACCTCGCTCCGTCACACCCCCTCGTCACCGAGCCGAGACAGGAGCCGGGCATGCTGTTCGAGGACGATTTCCGCGAGGACTGGGCCGCGCCGGGGCGGGTGGCCCGCTGGCGGCTGCGACCGCTGCCGTGGCTCGCGCAGGGCGACGCCCGGGTGTGGACGCCCGGCGACGGCGACGGGCTGTGCGTGGCGTCGGGGTACGGCACGGGGCGCGGGGAGCGGCCCGCGTTCACCCGGGTGCCGGCGGGGCAGCAGGAGCCGCATCTGCGGTGGGCCGCGTTCGCGGAGCCGGAGGCGCGCGGGCCCGGGCCGTTCCGGGCGGAGGCGGACCTGTCGGCGCGTGTCCTTTCGGCGGACCGGCACCCGGAGGGGGACGGCCCCGCGTGCGCGATGGCCGCGCTGATCTGCGTGGACATGGTCTCGGGCCTGGCCTTCGACTTCGCGCTGACGAACGGGTTCGTGTGGGCGCTGTACGAACGTCTGCCACGCCCCGGTGGGACCCACGGCTCGTTCGCGTACGCCGTTCCGGTGGCGCCGCGCACTCCGGAGGCGTGGCATCACTGTGCGGTCGAGGTGGACGCGTCGGCGGGACGGGCCCGCTGGCTGCTCGCGGGCGAGGAGGTGTTCGCGGTGGACCGTACGGGCCTGGAGCTCGACGCCCGGTACGGCCACCGCCTGGAGCGCTCCACGCCGGGTCCGCGCACCGAGGTGGCTCCGGACCGGCTGACCGTCGGCATCGGGCTGCTCGCCGCGGCGGCGTACGGTCAGGGGGTGCGCCTGCGAGCCCGCCGCGTGGCGCTGGCGGCGGGCTCTCAGGGGAGTGACGCGCCCTGATCCCGGGCGCGGCGGTCAGCCGGCCTCGGCCGCTTCCGCCGTCTCCGCCGCGTCGGACGCCCCGGCCGCGTGGCGCAGGGTCGTCAGACTGTTGCGGCCGAGAGCTTCGCGAACGTACGTACGGGCGTCGTCGAGTGTGGCCTCGGGGCCGAGCACCTCGGTGATGCCCGTCGGATCGACGGCGACCGTGTGACGTGCGGTCGCCACCGCCCCCTGCGGGGTCTGCGCGAACGTCCACTCGCCGCTGTGGCCGGACAGCAGCCGGGGGGTGCGCTGCTGCTTGTACGCGATCCACTCCGGCGCGCGGCAGATCCGCGCCGAGCGCGTGGTGTGGGCCGAGCCGTCGGCCGTGACGGTGTCCATCTCCAGCCACTGCAGGCCCGGTTCGGGCTCGGTCAGCGTGACGCGGGCGACGTGCGGCAGCAGCTCCGCCCAGCGTTCGGCGCGCTCGACGAAGGTGTAGGCGTCGTGGGCGGCTCCGGTGAGCGGGATCGTGTCGGTGAACGAGAAGACCAGGTCGTCCACGGGGTGGCCGGTCTCCGCGAGCGCCGCGAGGGCTCCCAGTTCGCGGGCGCTGTTGCGGTCGAGGGCCTCCTCGATCCGGGCTGCGGCGGCCGGGTCGTCGCCGGCGACCGTGAACCGGTGGCGCAGCACGATCTCGGTGCGGCTGTCGGCCAGCCGCCGGAAGAGCCAGCCGCCGGACATCGACGTGACGGGCGGCCTGCTGTGCTCCTGGCGGAAGGACACGTACAACCGCCGCGGATCGAGGACGCGGCGCGAGCGCCAGTGCGCGATCTCGCCGTTCACCTCGGCCCAGATCTCGAACCGTTCGGTCCGGCCCTCCCGGGCGAGGTGCCGCACGTGCACGGTCGGCTCGAACACGGCGGGCCACCGCGTCACATCGGCGACGAGGGCGTACAGCGTCTCGGCGGGCGCGGCCACCGTCACGGAGTGCTCGCTGCGGTGGACGGTCGGGGAGGGGAGAGCGGCGGTGCGGGCCATGGGGCGTACTCCTTGGACGGGGGATTCGTACGGGGGCGGCGTCGCCGGGATGCCCCGGGGGCACCTCGCGCACGGGTGGTGCTGGCCGTGCCCCCGGGGCCGGCCGACCGGCCGACCGGTGGTGAGGTCGCGTCAGGCGGCCCGCACTTCCGAACCGTTGACGAGGTCGAGCAGGAGACGCGGGGTGAGCGCCTCGTTGACGTCGTCGTCGTCGAGGGTGACGCCGAACTCCCGCTCGATGCGGGCGGCGCTCTCCATGAGGGCCAGGGAGTCGTAGCCGAGGTCCTCGAACGTGATGTCGAGGATGTCGCCGGAGAGGTCGGCGCTGTCGTCCTCTCCGGCGCAGGCGACGAGGATGGTGCGCAGTGCGTCGAGGGTCAGTCGTGCCATCGTGGGGCTCCTTGGGTTCAGGGTCGGTGGGTGGTGAGGACGACGGCCGAGTTGAAGCCGTGGCGGCCTCGGGCCAGAACCAGGGCGGTGCTCAGGGCGGCCTCGCGGGGCTGCCCGGTCACCAGGTCGAGCCGGTAGGCGTCCGGCACCCGCGCGGTCCGGCCGGTCGCGGGGATCACCTGGTCGCGCAGGGCGAGCAGGGCGGCCACGAGATCGGTGGGACCGCCGCCCGCGCACAGGCGCCCGGTGAGGGCCTTGGGCGCGGTCACGGGAACGCCGTGCGGTCCGAAGAGCCGGCTGATCGCCTCGGCCTCGGCCCGGTCGAGGTCCGGGACACCCGCGCCGTCGGCGAACACCACGGAGACGTCGGCGGGCGTCAGACCCGCCTGCGCGAGGGCGAGTTCGGCGGCGCGGCCGAGGGCGGGCGGCCGGCCGGAGCCGGGCGCCGGGTCGAAGGTCGCGGCATAGCCGGCGATCTCGCCGTAGATCCGCTCGACGCCGCGCTCGCGCGCCGAGTCGGCGTTCTCGACGATGAGCACGGCGCCGCCCTCGCCGGGCACGTGGCCGGAGGCTTCGGCGTCGAAGGGCAGGTAGGCGCGCTCCGGGTCGGCGACCGTGCTGACCAGGCCGCCGGCGAGCTGGGAGGCGTACCCCCAGGGGTCGAGCGCGGAGTCGACGCCGCCGGTGAGCACGAGACGGGTGCCGCGGCGGACCGTGCGGCAGGCGTGTCCGATCGCGTCGAGGCCGCCGGCCTGCTCCCCGACCAGCGCGGCGCTGGGGCCGCGCATGGTGTTGCGGATGGAGATCTGACCGGTGTTGACGGCGTAGAACCAGGCGAACGACTCGTACACGCTGACGTACTGGGGTCCCTGGCTCCACAACTTGTGGAACTCCCGGTGGGTGAAGTCGAAGCCGCCCTGCGCGGTGGAGGTGACGACACCGAGGTCGTAGTCCTCGAAGCCCGCGTCGGGGCCCACGCCCGCGTCGGCGAGCGCCCAGTCCGCGGCGACGAGCGCGTAACGGGTGGACACGTCGGTCTGCGGCAGCAGCCGGCCGGGCAGGTGATCGGAGGCCTCGAAGTCGTCGATCTGGCCCGCCAGCCGGGACGGGTAGTGCGAGGCGTCGAACCGGGACAGCTCGCCGATG
The DNA window shown above is from Streptomyces vietnamensis and carries:
- a CDS encoding aminodeoxychorismate/anthranilate synthase component II encodes the protein MSARILVVDNYDSFVFNLVQYLYQLGAECEVLRNDEVELSHAQDGFDGVLLSPGPGAPEQAGVCIDMVRHCADTGVPVFGVCLGMQSMAVAYGGVVDRAPELLHGKTSLVTHEGQGVFAGLPSPFTATRYHSLAAEPAALPTELEVTARTEDGIIMGLRHRELPVEGVQFHPESVLTEHGHLMLANWLEQCGDKGAVGRSAGLAPVVGKAVA
- a CDS encoding class E sortase, which produces MRLVVRTLSELCLTVGTLIVLFVVYVLYWTGVQADSASAAQIDTLQREWADLPVAAAPDPAPGPAPDPARVPKPKPKPYVTGKGIAVMYVPRLGRDWKWPVLEGTGPDILKKGLGHYTRTTTLGGTGNFAVAGHRRTHGDPFKDFPRLRPGDAIVLTDGTTWFTYRIDRGPYRTVPGDTAVVDPVPRKSGFHGPGRYLTLTTCDPEWGSSHRLIVWAHLDATRPVTDGRPQALDS
- a CDS encoding DUF881 domain-containing protein, with the protein product MSNSADTPEGPGRTTRWRPVRVLTLAVFALAGLIFVTSFNTAKGTNLRTDASLLRLSDLIEERSHKNAGLDESTAALRARVDSLAARDDGSTRAEDKELDALEAKAGTTEVSGSGLTVTLDDAPPNAQAAPGYPEPQANDLVIHQQDLQAVVNALWRGGAEGIRVMDQRLISTSAVRCVGNTLILQGRVYSPPYKITAVGDQGKLTKALAASPALQNYQLYVKAYGLGWKVDEHRAVTLPGYSGTVDLHYAKPVS
- the crgA gene encoding cell division protein CrgA produces the protein MPKSRIRKKADFTPPPAKQATNIKLTNRGWVAPVMLALFAIGLVWIVVFYVTDGSMPVEAIRNWNIVVGFGFIAAGFGVSTQWK
- a CDS encoding rhomboid family intramembrane serine protease, translated to MDTQPGLLRCYRHPEAETGVRCARCERPICPQCMIPASVGFQCPECVRNGSGTGHAAGANQPRTLAGGRVAADGRLVTKILMAINLALFIAVQVVGDRLLDDLALIGGGHVVLPNGEPVGVADGEWYRLLTSAFLHQELPHFLFNMLGLWMIGGIVEPELGRIRYAALCLLSALSGSTLAYLLSPHTQFSLGASGMVYGLIGAWIVLARRRRQDMRPALLFVALNLLITFTRPGISWEAHIGGLVAGVLVTYAMVHAPRARRDLVQYGACGLVLLIDLGIVLARSAALT
- a CDS encoding peptidylprolyl isomerase, with the translated sequence MAEQLYAILKTSLGDITVRLMPFHAPKTVRNFVELASGEREWTHPATGTVSSDPLYDGTVFHRVIKGFMIQGGDPLGNGTGGPGYEFADEFHPELFFDRPYLLAMANAGPGTNGSQFFITVGPATWLNRKHTIFGEVADQESRKVVDAIAATPTDPHTERPLQDVVVESVVIEKR
- a CDS encoding DUF5324 family protein gives rise to the protein MTRMDSVRAATGSAKESVLHAAEVVAPYAGSARDQATHYAHEARAVLAPKVSKAASAARTQARAQYDSYVAPHVPPRVDAAAHRAAVKTRQAARQAADYTVPRVESAVAATGPVLEEAGSRSTAAWAALRGQVTPKEIRKIVKKHERRVRAGRLAKGLVVLGVLVGGAFAAWKWWDKQANPDWLVEPPAPTEMDEGSSPSSVDGSGASLDAEAETEADAAAAAEAAERDERR
- a CDS encoding DUF6344 domain-containing protein; the encoded protein is MATARVKQFWTAFISVLFALLASVGLANTAAAAGQPAVQQPEEPAAPAAATAPVAGERALVSVPAQRAHRWPLVGDRSLPPTIKQRIAAEAHGSSPSARQRSSSTAGVESDPAALTELALAATAAA
- a CDS encoding flavin reductase family protein; the encoded protein is MALGPEAFRDFFGSVPAAVAVVTTAGPDGRPLGFTCTAFSAVSLDPPQLLVCVDEGSRTLPAVLGAEAFALHLLDAEGGEELARTFAGRSDRKFDGVAWRRGDSVPACPVLLDGVLGHAECTLERSLVAGDHRLLIGRMERVLLREEARPLLYRRGAFAAWDSLSAAAAPAQIAAGT
- a CDS encoding MBL fold metallo-hydrolase, producing MTGITAGAVRTELTEVADGVFAHVQPDGGWCLNNAGLVVSGDRAALVDTAATEARARTLREVVLRVAPAAPQVLVNTHFHGDHTFGNFVFPESLVVGHERTRTEMTETGLHMTGLWPDVEWGDLRLVPPALTFRDRLTLHIGEKTAELLHLGPAHTSNDTVLWLPAERVLFTGDLVMNGVTPFCPMGSVAGSLEALDTMRALAPEVVVPGHGPVAGPGVFDETEGYLRLLQDLAEQGLAESLDPVELARRTDLGEYARWLDAERLVPNLFRAYAEKQGEPRGSHVDMSELFARMIDYHGGLPTCHA